From Drosophila suzukii unplaced genomic scaffold, CBGP_Dsuzu_IsoJpt1.0 scf_4, whole genome shotgun sequence, a single genomic window includes:
- the LOC139354919 gene encoding uncharacterized protein produces MVSSLPNEGGQCVVLQINKEADALQNPRFGKMAWGLGSVYLRLKKRHPDDKGAHILQAGVVEKDLGLEAIVEADQDLALDDSENEEDGELTVIANPSSGDKPATHETEGASDCGGAPDCPEARARRHSLSSRVMDCLEQYRGRTKVLKQQYILLRTF; encoded by the exons ATGGTCAGCTCACTACCCAACGAGGGGGGGCAATGTGTGGTTCTCCAAATCAACAAGGAGGCGGACGCTCTGCAGAACCCAAGATTCGGGAAGATGGCGTGGGGCTTGGGTAGTGTCTACCTGCGTCTTAAGAAGCGCCACCCCGACGACAAAGGCGCACACATCCTGCAGGCAGGCGTGGTGGAGAAGGACCTAGGTCTGGAAGCCATCGTGGAAGCCGACCAGGACCTTGCGCTAGACGACTCGGAGAACGAAGAGGACGGTGAACTGACTGTCATAGCCAACCCGTCGAGCGGAGATAAGCCAGCCACCCATGAAACTGAAGGTGCTTCAGATTGCGGCGGAGCTCCTGATTGCCCTGAAGCAAGGGCCCGTCGACATAGCCTTAGTTCAAGAGTCATGGATTGCCTCGAGCAATATCGTGGCCGGACTAAGGTCCTCAAACAACAATACATTCTACTCCGAACG TTCTGA